The Pseudomonas sp. HR96 genome includes a region encoding these proteins:
- a CDS encoding cbb3-type cytochrome c oxidase subunit I, with product MTDQGNAWYSLLGRLDFNALPFYSGVATAAAALVVLAAVAVLGLITVKGWWSYLWKEWFTSLDHKRIGIMYVVLALVMLVRGVIEALMMRTQQALAVNASGFLPPEHFSQLFSTHGTIMIFFMAMPFLTGLINFAMPLQIGARDVRFPMLNAVSLWLTVAGAMLVMASLVLGRFSTGGWSGYPPYTEVTYQPGVGPDYWIWALTLSSIGSTLTGLNFAVTLYRDRCPDMTWFRLPLFSWTALCTSILMIFAMPPLTVATLLLALDRYLDFHFFSNGYGGNLMNFVNLFWLFGHPEVYILILPSFGIFSEVFATFSGKRLYGYRSLVWASLAITLLSFTVWLHHFFTMGQSARVNAAFGIATMLIGIPTGVKIYDWMLTLYQGRIRLTVPMLYSVMFLMLFVIGGLTGITLSAPPVDYQVHNTVYLVAHFHNMLIPGTLFGLLAGYSYWFPKAFGFRLAERWGRVAAGCLGIGFLFAFMPLYVLGTAGMPRRSQATFNPEFSPLLWTAELGALLMTLGLVCLYLQLYVSIRDRHSTDVQLGDPWDGRTLEWSTRSPPPEYNYAVLPAIHDRDPFTWLKEHHLTWPGVNTFTDILLPKNSATPIIVGAASFLCCFGLVWHIGWAASAGLLGILAAVILRSFVRETHRVIKAQALRLEYEEGARLAKQSVAVSRDDEISRLNLGLAQVQP from the coding sequence ATGACTGATCAGGGAAACGCCTGGTACTCCCTTCTGGGCAGGCTGGATTTCAACGCTCTGCCGTTCTACAGCGGCGTCGCAACCGCGGCAGCAGCGCTGGTCGTGCTAGCCGCTGTGGCTGTCCTGGGCTTGATTACAGTCAAAGGCTGGTGGTCATACTTATGGAAGGAGTGGTTTACCAGTCTGGACCACAAGCGCATCGGCATCATGTACGTGGTGCTGGCATTGGTCATGCTGGTGCGCGGTGTCATCGAAGCGTTGATGATGCGCACCCAGCAGGCTCTGGCCGTCAATGCGTCCGGTTTTCTGCCACCCGAGCACTTCAGTCAGCTGTTCAGCACCCACGGCACCATCATGATCTTTTTCATGGCCATGCCGTTTTTGACTGGCTTGATCAATTTTGCCATGCCACTTCAAATCGGCGCACGTGATGTGCGCTTTCCGATGCTCAACGCCGTCAGCCTGTGGCTAACAGTCGCCGGCGCGATGCTCGTGATGGCCTCGTTAGTGTTGGGCCGCTTCTCCACTGGAGGGTGGAGCGGCTATCCACCGTACACCGAAGTGACTTACCAACCGGGTGTCGGGCCCGACTACTGGATCTGGGCCCTGACCCTTAGCTCCATCGGCAGCACCCTGACCGGTCTGAACTTCGCTGTAACGCTCTACCGCGACCGCTGCCCCGACATGACTTGGTTCAGGCTGCCGCTGTTTTCCTGGACGGCGCTGTGCACCAGCATCCTAATGATTTTCGCCATGCCGCCGCTGACCGTCGCGACGCTGTTGCTCGCATTGGATCGTTACCTGGATTTCCACTTCTTCAGCAACGGCTATGGCGGCAACCTGATGAATTTTGTCAATCTATTCTGGCTGTTCGGGCACCCCGAGGTGTACATCCTGATCCTGCCGTCCTTCGGCATTTTCTCGGAAGTCTTTGCCACCTTCAGCGGCAAGCGTCTGTACGGCTATCGCTCTCTTGTCTGGGCATCACTGGCAATCACACTGCTGTCATTCACGGTGTGGCTGCACCACTTTTTCACCATGGGCCAGAGCGCCCGCGTCAACGCGGCTTTCGGCATCGCCACCATGCTCATCGGCATCCCCACAGGGGTGAAGATCTACGACTGGATGCTGACCCTGTACCAAGGCCGCATCCGCTTGACGGTGCCGATGCTCTACAGCGTGATGTTCCTGATGCTGTTCGTGATTGGTGGTCTGACCGGCATAACGCTTTCGGCCCCGCCGGTGGATTATCAGGTGCACAACACCGTGTACCTGGTTGCGCATTTTCACAACATGTTGATCCCGGGAACGCTGTTCGGTCTGTTGGCAGGCTACAGCTACTGGTTTCCCAAGGCATTCGGTTTTCGTCTGGCGGAGCGCTGGGGCCGGGTAGCCGCGGGCTGCCTTGGTATTGGCTTTCTGTTCGCATTCATGCCGCTTTACGTGCTCGGCACTGCCGGGATGCCGCGCCGTTCTCAAGCCACGTTCAATCCCGAGTTCAGCCCCTTGCTGTGGACGGCGGAATTGGGTGCATTGTTGATGACCCTGGGGCTGGTGTGCCTGTACTTGCAGCTCTACGTCAGCATTCGCGACCGTCACAGTACGGATGTGCAATTGGGCGATCCCTGGGATGGGCGCACACTGGAGTGGTCTACCCGATCACCACCGCCGGAATACAACTATGCGGTGCTACCGGCGATACACGACCGCGACCCTTTTACTTGGCTCAAGGAGCATCATTTGACTTGGCCCGGCGTGAACACCTTCACCGACATTCTTCTGCCGAAAAACAGTGCCACGCCGATCATCGTTGGCGCCGCTTCGTTTCTCTGCTGCTTCGGGTTGGTCTGGCATATCGGGTGGGCAGCGTCTGCAGGTCTGTTGGGAATTTTGGCCGCAGTGATCCTGCGCAGCTTCGTCAGAGAGACCCATCGCGTCATCAAAGCTCAGGCGCTGCGCCTTGAATATGAAGAGGGCGCTCGCCTGGCTAAGCAGTCGGTTGCTGTTAGCCGGGATGATGAAATCAGTCGACTGAATCTCGGCCTTGCGCAGGTGCAGCCATGA
- a CDS encoding ubiquinol oxidase subunit II yields MFIVLAACLGGCTPISLGFLDPAGPTASGQRVLFFWIVGLALVVVLPVLIITPWLLWRYRYGQDTAPYRPRWEYSLPMEILTWGVPVLVVVVLGVLTWQRTHQLDPYHPLTGNTPPLEIQVIAMDWRWLFIYPDQGVATLNQLAIPKGRSVHLSLTSASVMQSLLIPRLSGQIYAMAGMHTQQYLQADAVGTFTGRNTQFNGAGFQKQAFEVRSLTPQAFEGWLASARRSPLSLDCDRYRELARRQSTEGPSLYRDAPAGLFASVIAASQKNALPSCSDLHGPSQ; encoded by the coding sequence ATGTTCATTGTGCTCGCCGCCTGCCTCGGCGGCTGCACCCCGATCAGCCTAGGCTTTCTCGATCCGGCCGGACCGACTGCCAGTGGCCAACGTGTGCTGTTCTTCTGGATCGTTGGGTTGGCCTTGGTGGTCGTACTGCCCGTACTGATCATCACGCCCTGGCTGCTCTGGCGCTACCGCTATGGGCAAGACACCGCACCCTATCGGCCGCGCTGGGAATACTCGCTGCCCATGGAAATCCTCACCTGGGGTGTACCCGTGCTGGTGGTGGTTGTATTGGGTGTGCTGACCTGGCAACGCACCCATCAACTTGACCCGTATCATCCCCTCACGGGTAACACACCGCCGCTTGAAATTCAGGTGATCGCAATGGACTGGAGATGGCTGTTCATCTATCCCGATCAGGGTGTCGCCACGCTGAACCAATTAGCGATCCCCAAAGGTCGGTCGGTGCACCTGAGTCTGACCAGTGCCAGCGTGATGCAGTCACTGCTGATACCCCGGCTTTCGGGGCAGATCTACGCCATGGCCGGAATGCACACCCAGCAGTACCTGCAAGCTGACGCGGTGGGCACCTTCACTGGCCGTAACACCCAATTTAATGGCGCCGGTTTCCAGAAACAGGCTTTCGAAGTCAGATCACTTACACCCCAAGCCTTTGAAGGCTGGCTCGCCAGCGCCCGCCGCTCGCCGTTATCACTCGATTGCGACCGCTATCGTGAACTCGCTCGACGCCAATCTACCGAAGGCCCGTCGCTGTACCGCGACGCGCCCGCCGGACTGTTCGCCTCAGTGATAGCGGCTTCGCAAAAAAACGCCTTGCCCTCATGCTCCGACCTCCATGGACCCTCCCAATGA
- a CDS encoding chloride channel protein, whose amino-acid sequence MIKPITLLRRRLASMRWRTRVTLWAAATVAGLMVVMFARLADIALAQFAEQTAERPWLPFIYTPLVGMLVVWLTTRFFIGAQGSGIPQVIAATRLVHQGKPIEKLVSVRIAFAKISLGTLALTGGFSAGREGPSVQVAASIMHYFHRFLPNARIVRVEDLILAGGAAGIAAAFNTPLAGIAFAVEELGRKLETRTSGVLLSTIILSGMVAIALQGNYNYFGHFDVQYVSLDIIAPALAIGIGCGLLGGLFSRMLLWPQRHSRFVLWEWRRLHPVWFAGICGLIVAILGWLSGGMSFGSGYGITSQVIASDMGLPWHAPITRFVATVVTYFSGIPGGIFAPSLAVGAAVGSNVADLFHMAAQPIIALCMVGFLAAVTQSPITSAIIVMEMIDSHGLVISLMAVALIAKAVSSRMGPELYQQLARSFQESAPQISDRQALQGQRPDQ is encoded by the coding sequence GTGATCAAACCGATAACATTGCTACGCCGTCGTTTAGCGTCCATGCGCTGGCGCACTCGCGTCACTCTTTGGGCCGCTGCCACTGTTGCTGGGCTGATGGTGGTGATGTTCGCCCGACTGGCCGACATCGCCTTGGCGCAATTCGCTGAACAGACCGCCGAGCGACCTTGGTTGCCATTCATCTATACCCCTCTGGTGGGGATGCTGGTGGTGTGGCTGACTACGCGCTTCTTCATCGGTGCTCAGGGCAGCGGAATTCCGCAAGTAATCGCGGCAACGCGCTTGGTTCATCAAGGTAAGCCTATCGAAAAACTGGTTTCAGTGCGTATTGCTTTCGCCAAGATCAGCCTTGGCACACTGGCGCTGACCGGCGGCTTTTCAGCAGGCCGTGAGGGGCCTTCGGTGCAGGTTGCAGCGTCCATCATGCATTACTTCCATCGCTTTCTTCCCAACGCGCGCATCGTGCGAGTCGAGGATCTGATTCTGGCCGGCGGCGCGGCCGGCATTGCCGCTGCGTTCAACACGCCGCTGGCAGGCATAGCCTTCGCGGTGGAGGAACTGGGCCGCAAACTGGAAACCCGCACCAGCGGTGTGCTGCTCAGCACCATCATTCTCTCGGGGATGGTCGCCATTGCCTTGCAGGGTAATTACAACTACTTCGGCCATTTCGATGTTCAGTACGTCAGTCTCGATATCATTGCCCCTGCTTTGGCGATCGGGATCGGCTGTGGCCTGCTGGGCGGACTATTCAGCCGAATGCTGTTATGGCCGCAGCGACATAGCCGGTTCGTTTTATGGGAATGGCGCCGCCTGCATCCAGTGTGGTTCGCAGGCATCTGCGGGTTGATCGTGGCAATCCTGGGCTGGCTCAGCGGCGGGATGTCATTCGGCAGTGGCTACGGCATTACTTCCCAAGTGATCGCCTCCGATATGGGTCTGCCGTGGCACGCGCCAATCACGCGTTTTGTAGCAACGGTCGTGACTTATTTTTCAGGCATTCCGGGCGGTATCTTCGCGCCGTCACTGGCGGTAGGGGCTGCTGTGGGCAGTAACGTTGCTGACCTTTTCCATATGGCGGCGCAGCCCATTATCGCCCTGTGCATGGTTGGTTTTCTTGCCGCGGTCACACAGTCGCCTATCACCTCGGCGATCATCGTCATGGAGATGATCGATAGTCATGGCTTGGTGATCAGCCTTATGGCCGTAGCCCTCATTGCCAAAGCCGTCAGCTCAAGAATGGGGCCAGAGCTATACCAGCAGCTGGCGCGCAGCTTTCAAGAATCTGCCCCGCAGATTTCAGATCGTCAGGCTTTACAGGGTCAGCGTCCTGACCAGTGA